From the genome of Haloarcula limicola, one region includes:
- a CDS encoding polysaccharide deacetylase family protein produces the protein MATLLRDEVTNPTARLEESVDIVLSLLSEYNTRATFFVVGTIAEKYPNLMERIVGDGHEIGSHGHTHTPIFELNKAEFAEELTRSSDAITSAVGQRPLGFRAPNFSITRKTSWALNVLTSQGFRYDSSVFPVRTPMYGVTNAPVEPYVPGEDSFSKTAGRGAHELVEFPLAVFHPTFRVPIAGGFYARLLPSKLLRKGIKTLNRRGIPATLYFHPWEFNPRVVRTDISLHKQFVSFHGVSSLRDTVARILESFEFGPLRELLPAYA, from the coding sequence ATGGCGACGTTACTGCGAGATGAGGTGACCAACCCAACGGCACGACTCGAGGAGTCTGTTGATATTGTGTTATCGTTGCTCAGCGAGTACAACACGCGCGCGACGTTCTTTGTCGTCGGGACGATCGCCGAAAAGTACCCGAATCTCATGGAACGAATCGTCGGAGATGGCCACGAAATTGGGTCACACGGACATACGCATACCCCAATTTTCGAACTAAACAAAGCAGAGTTCGCGGAGGAGTTAACTCGAAGTTCGGATGCGATAACGTCTGCTGTCGGGCAACGGCCTCTCGGATTTCGCGCTCCGAACTTTTCGATCACCCGAAAGACATCATGGGCACTCAACGTTCTCACAAGTCAGGGTTTCAGATACGACTCAAGTGTCTTTCCCGTGCGCACGCCAATGTACGGTGTCACCAATGCACCGGTAGAGCCGTACGTCCCTGGTGAAGACTCGTTCTCGAAAACAGCCGGTCGGGGTGCTCACGAGTTGGTTGAGTTTCCGCTTGCCGTGTTTCACCCGACGTTTCGTGTGCCCATCGCGGGTGGCTTCTACGCGCGGTTGCTCCCCTCAAAACTCCTCAGGAAGGGAATCAAAACACTCAACCGCCGGGGGATACCAGCTACGCTGTATTTCCATCCGTGGGAGTTCAACCCCCGTGTCGTCCGAACTGACATCTCACTACACAAGCAGTTCGTCAGCTTTCACGGTGTTTCGTCGTTACGAGACACTGTCGCACGGATACTGGAATCGTTTGAATTCGGTCCGTTACGGGAGCTTCTACCTGCCTATGCCTGA
- a CDS encoding lipid II:glycine glycyltransferase FemX, translated as MPEITATVSRISESEFNGEWQSFVQDHPIATPFHSSRWLDAVASTFGYDERQTLVYRSDRGEPIAAIPGFLTPEFLGRSIVNPFCEYGFPLLAPDVAQEPVFAKIDENAGLLHARIIKETEWSGVSRYNCSGYGGLDTGISIRLPTTRSYDDVWNHTFKKRARKSVRSAQRDDLTISTGSVDSYYPLYVSTMERLGSPQFPKAFFRALKQNFGAKMRILLAQREETPVAGILCLEWNGEKIVWSNASIPRFWDDNPNHLLYATAIKAACESDVQVIDFGRSQTESSVHQFKSQFGGHNYRLTSFVDPPHRTPRADIEGYGRLAPLTKRLSPIVTQRHIGPQLKRFLHE; from the coding sequence ATGCCTGAGATCACAGCCACCGTTTCCCGGATATCCGAGAGCGAATTCAACGGTGAGTGGCAATCCTTCGTCCAGGACCATCCGATTGCGACGCCCTTTCACTCAAGTCGCTGGCTGGACGCCGTTGCATCTACTTTTGGATACGACGAACGTCAGACACTCGTTTATCGCTCTGATCGGGGCGAACCTATCGCTGCGATACCCGGGTTCCTTACTCCGGAATTCTTGGGTCGCAGTATCGTCAACCCGTTCTGTGAGTATGGCTTTCCGCTACTCGCTCCTGATGTAGCGCAAGAACCAGTGTTCGCCAAGATAGATGAGAACGCCGGCCTGTTACACGCACGGATAATCAAAGAAACCGAGTGGAGCGGTGTCAGTCGATATAACTGTTCGGGCTACGGGGGACTCGATACCGGGATCTCAATTAGGCTGCCGACGACACGGTCCTATGACGATGTCTGGAACCATACGTTCAAGAAACGGGCACGCAAATCTGTGCGCAGTGCTCAGCGGGACGACCTGACCATCTCAACAGGCAGCGTTGACTCGTATTACCCTCTATATGTCTCGACCATGGAACGACTCGGAAGTCCACAGTTCCCGAAGGCTTTCTTTCGGGCACTGAAGCAGAATTTCGGTGCGAAGATGCGTATTCTTTTAGCTCAGAGAGAAGAGACGCCGGTTGCAGGCATCCTCTGTTTAGAATGGAACGGCGAAAAAATCGTCTGGAGTAACGCGTCTATCCCACGGTTCTGGGATGATAACCCGAACCACCTACTCTATGCCACCGCAATCAAGGCGGCCTGCGAGAGCGATGTACAGGTTATTGATTTCGGCCGCTCTCAGACCGAATCGAGCGTCCACCAGTTCAAGTCCCAGTTCGGCGGGCACAACTATCGACTCACTAGCTTTGTCGACCCGCCCCATCGGACTCCTCGAGCAGACATCGAGGGGTACGGCAGACTGGCACCGTTAACCAAGCGACTATCGCCCATCGTCACCCAGAGACACATTGGGCCACAATTGAAACGCTTCCTTCATGAATGA
- a CDS encoding alanyl-tRNA synthetase, which translates to MNELTLAVFVVIILGTNVYWWRRERITRQSLTHSRERLEAAPNEQNDTRVPQGDGTNIQRKRAAEAAAEMLETAPETLPEEVYQLEQKVRSLQGELTDIRTQWADSWWNARSAPSVDETSPHLYTVELPDGKLAEAKAFAKRAVDDEYGITIVSVSGEDVFAVGVGDAMVPRFNAEDIADQITEIGGGGGGGDNRVATGGGVAELEQATNQIASRIRNRIQSETISNEHNESQSLK; encoded by the coding sequence ATGAATGAACTCACACTCGCAGTGTTCGTTGTCATCATCCTCGGGACGAACGTGTACTGGTGGCGCCGTGAACGCATCACACGGCAAAGTCTCACGCACAGTCGAGAACGTCTCGAAGCAGCTCCAAACGAACAAAACGACACCAGAGTACCACAGGGAGATGGAACCAATATACAGCGAAAGCGCGCAGCGGAAGCCGCCGCTGAAATGCTGGAAACAGCGCCGGAAACCCTCCCCGAAGAGGTCTACCAATTAGAACAAAAAGTTCGGTCGCTTCAAGGTGAACTCACTGATATTCGCACCCAATGGGCAGATTCGTGGTGGAACGCCCGCTCAGCCCCCTCGGTCGACGAGACGAGCCCCCATCTCTACACCGTAGAACTGCCGGATGGAAAACTAGCCGAGGCTAAGGCATTCGCTAAACGGGCTGTCGATGACGAATATGGTATCACGATTGTCTCCGTGAGTGGAGAGGACGTGTTCGCAGTCGGGGTCGGAGACGCGATGGTGCCGCGATTTAATGCGGAGGATATCGCCGACCAAATCACGGAGATAGGCGGCGGCGGTGGCGGCGGTGATAACCGCGTCGCCACCGGCGGCGGGGTAGCCGAACTCGAACAGGCAACGAACCAGATCGCATCGCGAATACGAAACCGGATACAATCGGAGACAATTTCGAACGAACACAACGAATCGCAGTCCCTTAAGTAG
- a CDS encoding glycosyltransferase family 4 protein, protein MEIIQVPHLYRPSIGGIENYAYRLNNSLSDAGHTTETITTDLSLDGGGPLEKDPNTKYCATTTTVYRNPVSIELYRRVRQSTADVYHLHSPWFLPTVEAAHAISRETPMILTIHGVVPPRHSVRARLLDKAYKPIAQYVLDCMDAVIVLGNSEKQSLLNRFNVPPGRVSVIPNGIRPKQYRVSETDVEAFNRKYGLDPATPTILSVCRLVPVKKPDVLVDAITTHLPDVDLDLVLIGSGDGEFFETLTDRADDRVTFLSTVDFDELQCAYHSSDVFAFTGTSEGLSTVVLEAMNASLPIVSTSAGALSDVITHGNNGWLLTTPPDATEVADAIQFYISNPDRRQAVGRRNRALVESSFDWEEIAARIEDLYQEVV, encoded by the coding sequence ATGGAGATAATTCAAGTTCCACATCTGTACCGACCGTCGATCGGAGGGATAGAGAATTATGCGTACCGACTCAATAACTCATTGTCCGACGCTGGACACACTACCGAGACGATAACGACTGACCTCAGTCTCGACGGAGGGGGGCCACTAGAGAAAGACCCGAACACGAAGTATTGTGCTACTACAACCACTGTTTACCGCAATCCGGTTTCAATCGAACTGTATCGTCGCGTCCGACAGAGTACCGCAGATGTGTATCACCTTCACAGCCCTTGGTTTTTACCCACAGTTGAAGCGGCACACGCTATTTCTAGGGAGACACCGATGATCCTGACGATTCACGGAGTTGTTCCACCGCGCCATAGCGTACGTGCACGACTCCTCGATAAGGCATATAAACCCATTGCCCAATACGTACTCGACTGTATGGATGCCGTAATCGTACTGGGTAACTCGGAAAAGCAGAGTTTACTCAATAGGTTCAACGTGCCGCCCGGTCGGGTTTCAGTCATCCCGAACGGAATTCGCCCGAAGCAGTACAGGGTAAGCGAGACGGATGTAGAAGCATTCAACCGAAAGTACGGACTTGACCCGGCGACGCCTACTATCCTCTCTGTATGCCGATTGGTCCCGGTAAAGAAACCGGACGTCCTCGTTGATGCGATAACTACCCACCTTCCAGACGTAGATTTAGATCTCGTTCTCATCGGGTCCGGTGATGGAGAGTTCTTCGAGACGCTCACCGACCGAGCGGACGACCGTGTTACATTCTTGTCTACCGTTGATTTTGATGAACTGCAGTGTGCGTACCACTCTTCTGATGTTTTCGCATTTACAGGGACGTCTGAAGGGCTCTCGACTGTCGTGCTAGAGGCGATGAACGCTAGTCTCCCTATTGTTTCCACGTCAGCGGGGGCACTTTCCGACGTCATAACCCACGGCAACAATGGTTGGTTGCTTACCACCCCACCAGATGCGACCGAAGTAGCGGACGCTATCCAATTTTATATCAGTAACCCGGACCGGCGACAGGCTGTCGGGAGACGAAATCGTGCTCTCGTCGAATCGAGCTTCGACTGGGAGGAGATCGCAGCCCGTATCGAAGATCTCTATCAAGAAGTGGTGTGA
- a CDS encoding sulfatase, with translation MVENVLLLTIDSLRADYVPDREDGSSTIAAVASTGVRFSSAFATGSGTGPSFPGILTGTLPLSFGGLGPLNRERPRMSSNLHNAGLSTGGFQTNPFLSAHFNYDVGFGRFEDYQNPLMGLATRLFPRGIESDGSKLSFFGGSIDLASALKSTYEYFRGKPRPYVSAEVISEDTIAWLRETDTPFFCWSHFMDVHHPCFPPEEYRHKYGIEDVTHSEVAEWYNQFSTSPETLSQAEVETMRDLYRSAIEYVDDQIGTIVNHLRETNRFDETLLIITSDHGELFGEHDQYGKPDRMYDELLKVPLLVANGPNWLSDATDQLVSLLDLPPLIHAALGVDPCPAYRGRVPGQDPARQYIQAEMEYQGEPIVGVRSRNWLYEADEISGEHRTYRIDSETPSRISPHSVESEELEALKDAAVKRLAELDISDRQLRDEVDGDMESRLEDLGYL, from the coding sequence ATGGTCGAAAACGTGTTGCTCCTTACTATTGACTCACTCCGGGCGGATTACGTTCCGGATAGGGAAGATGGCAGCTCCACAATAGCAGCTGTCGCTTCGACTGGGGTCCGATTCAGTTCGGCGTTCGCAACCGGGTCAGGTACTGGGCCGTCCTTCCCCGGGATTCTGACCGGGACCTTGCCCCTCTCCTTTGGCGGACTTGGCCCTCTGAACAGAGAGCGACCTCGCATGAGTTCAAACCTTCATAACGCGGGACTCAGTACGGGCGGGTTTCAGACCAATCCGTTTCTTTCAGCACATTTCAATTACGACGTGGGGTTCGGCCGATTCGAGGACTACCAGAATCCATTGATGGGACTCGCAACGCGGCTCTTTCCACGGGGTATCGAAAGTGATGGGTCGAAGCTTTCCTTTTTCGGTGGGAGTATTGACCTTGCTTCAGCGCTGAAAAGCACCTACGAGTATTTCCGTGGCAAGCCGCGACCGTACGTCTCCGCGGAGGTAATCAGTGAGGACACGATCGCATGGTTGCGCGAGACAGATACTCCCTTCTTCTGCTGGAGCCATTTCATGGATGTCCACCATCCGTGTTTTCCTCCGGAAGAGTACAGACACAAATATGGTATTGAGGACGTGACCCATTCTGAAGTCGCAGAATGGTACAACCAATTTTCAACGTCACCGGAGACGTTGTCCCAGGCGGAGGTTGAAACGATGCGAGATCTATATCGAAGCGCCATTGAGTATGTTGACGACCAGATTGGTACTATCGTTAATCACCTCCGAGAGACAAATCGGTTTGACGAGACGCTGCTCATCATCACCTCCGACCATGGGGAACTATTCGGGGAACACGACCAGTATGGGAAACCGGATAGGATGTACGACGAACTTCTCAAAGTCCCCCTCCTCGTAGCGAATGGTCCCAACTGGCTTTCCGATGCGACAGATCAGTTAGTGAGTCTCCTTGACTTGCCACCACTGATTCACGCAGCACTCGGTGTCGACCCGTGTCCTGCGTATCGGGGACGAGTTCCCGGTCAGGACCCAGCAAGACAGTACATCCAAGCAGAGATGGAATATCAAGGCGAACCAATCGTTGGCGTGAGGTCGCGCAACTGGCTATATGAGGCGGACGAGATATCTGGCGAGCACCGAACTTACCGTATCGACTCTGAGACACCGAGCCGGATTTCGCCGCATTCGGTTGAGAGCGAAGAGTTGGAGGCTCTGAAAGACGCTGCAGTGAAGCGACTAGCAGAGCTCGATATCAGTGATCGGCAGTTGCGGGATGAAGTCGACGGTGACATGGAATCTCGTTTGGAAGACTTGGGGTACCTCTGA
- a CDS encoding glycosyltransferase family 4 protein, with translation MHIVQIHTRYYPHLDGVGSTIRAISRELVSNGHRVTVLCSKITPSEPLAETIEGVDVRRVPTSGRISDTELPLTLPKVLAGVVSEADVLHTHLPTPWTADVSAVLGAVTNTPVVLTYHNDLVGTGIQDILAKTYNRTALQATLRLVDKILITQPDYLGDSAHLAPFESKVETVYNGVDIDFFQPTAASSLPEGDFPSGSSMIFFLALLDENHTYKGLDVLLKAIGEIARREDNVPHLFVGGDGGLKPEYEAMARQLEITDHVTFLGRVPESDLPTYYSLADTFVLPSLSSAQEGFGLVLLEALACGTPVIATPVVGIADDIRAEPIGTLVPKNDPEKLASAIRKMIAGQISVESERMTSLCENKYSWSSSVAELEDIYQALVEANDTGIFS, from the coding sequence ATGCACATCGTTCAGATACACACACGTTACTATCCGCATCTCGACGGTGTGGGATCGACGATCAGAGCAATCTCGCGGGAACTCGTCTCGAATGGTCACCGAGTTACGGTCCTCTGTTCGAAGATCACTCCGTCTGAACCACTTGCTGAAACAATCGAAGGCGTCGACGTGCGGCGTGTCCCGACTTCAGGACGTATCTCTGATACGGAACTCCCACTCACCCTGCCAAAAGTGCTGGCCGGAGTAGTATCTGAAGCAGACGTGTTGCATACGCATCTCCCGACCCCGTGGACTGCGGATGTCAGCGCAGTACTCGGGGCAGTCACGAATACACCAGTGGTTCTAACGTATCATAACGATCTCGTCGGAACGGGTATTCAGGACATTCTAGCGAAGACGTACAATCGAACGGCGCTGCAAGCGACACTCCGGCTTGTGGACAAAATCCTCATTACCCAACCGGATTATCTCGGTGACTCTGCACACTTAGCGCCCTTCGAGTCGAAAGTGGAGACAGTGTACAACGGCGTCGACATCGACTTCTTTCAACCAACGGCTGCCAGCTCACTGCCGGAGGGCGACTTTCCAAGTGGCAGTTCGATGATCTTCTTTCTCGCCTTGCTTGACGAAAATCACACATACAAGGGTCTGGACGTTCTTCTAAAGGCTATCGGAGAGATCGCCCGCCGAGAAGATAACGTACCACATCTCTTTGTCGGCGGTGACGGCGGACTAAAACCCGAATACGAAGCGATGGCACGCCAGCTCGAGATTACAGATCATGTCACGTTCCTGGGACGGGTGCCAGAGTCTGACTTACCGACGTACTATTCGCTAGCGGACACCTTTGTCCTTCCATCGCTGTCGTCCGCGCAAGAAGGGTTTGGACTGGTCTTGCTCGAAGCACTTGCCTGTGGGACTCCTGTGATTGCTACACCAGTTGTCGGCATCGCCGATGACATCCGCGCGGAGCCGATTGGCACGCTCGTTCCGAAAAACGACCCTGAGAAACTTGCCAGTGCGATACGCAAGATGATTGCCGGTCAGATCTCGGTGGAGTCGGAGCGAATGACTTCGCTCTGTGAAAATAAATACTCCTGGTCATCGAGTGTCGCTGAGTTGGAAGATATTTATCAGGCACTCGTCGAGGCGAACGACACAGGGATATTCAGCTAA
- a CDS encoding SDR family oxidoreductase — protein sequence MQILVTGGAGFIGGHLAERFARDGHSVVVLDNFDPFYDLDIKHHNAEIGREAAEEDGGSYKLVEGDIRNAELVTDLVADADYVYHQAAQAGVRPSVDDPRKYHEVNADGTLNLLDACRDEGIERFVMASSSSVYGVPQYLPYDEEHPTTPVSPYGASKLAAERYACAYGEVYDFSAVALRYFTVYGPRMRPNMAISNFVSRCLNGEPPVLYGDGTQTRDFTFIEDVVEANVTLLEEDAVDGEAVNIGSTDNIAIKTLAEEIRDQLAPDLELVYEERHDADAEHTHADTSKASELLDYEADHTIREGVSKFIDWYQENQAWYEPLVRRS from the coding sequence ATGCAGATTCTCGTCACCGGCGGCGCGGGCTTCATCGGCGGCCACCTCGCCGAGCGCTTCGCCCGCGACGGACACAGCGTCGTCGTGTTGGACAACTTCGACCCGTTCTACGACCTCGATATCAAACACCACAACGCCGAAATCGGGCGCGAGGCCGCCGAGGAAGACGGCGGAAGCTACAAACTGGTCGAAGGCGATATCCGCAACGCCGAGTTGGTCACCGACCTCGTCGCCGACGCCGACTACGTCTACCACCAGGCTGCACAGGCCGGCGTCCGCCCGAGCGTCGATGATCCCCGGAAGTACCACGAGGTCAACGCCGACGGCACGCTCAACCTCCTCGACGCCTGCCGCGACGAGGGCATCGAGCGCTTCGTGATGGCCTCTTCCTCGTCGGTGTACGGCGTCCCGCAGTACCTCCCCTACGACGAGGAACATCCGACGACCCCCGTCTCGCCCTACGGCGCGTCGAAGCTCGCCGCCGAGCGCTACGCCTGCGCCTACGGCGAAGTCTACGACTTCTCCGCCGTCGCCCTGCGCTACTTCACCGTCTACGGTCCGCGCATGCGCCCGAACATGGCTATCTCGAACTTCGTCTCGCGGTGTCTGAACGGCGAACCGCCCGTGCTCTACGGCGACGGCACGCAGACACGCGATTTTACCTTCATCGAGGACGTCGTCGAGGCGAACGTCACGCTCCTGGAAGAAGACGCCGTCGACGGCGAGGCCGTCAACATCGGCTCGACGGACAACATCGCCATCAAGACGCTGGCCGAGGAGATCCGCGACCAACTCGCGCCCGACCTCGAACTCGTCTACGAGGAGCGCCACGACGCCGACGCTGAACACACCCACGCCGACACCTCGAAGGCCAGCGAGTTGCTGGACTACGAGGCCGACCATACCATCCGCGAGGGCGTCTCGAAGTTCATCGACTGGTACCAGGAGAATCAGGCGTGGTACGAACCGCTGGTGCGACGGTCGTAG
- a CDS encoding DUF7557 family protein — translation MYMSTSIRVSDETKKKLARLKRDDESWDEFLDRLANEGSGMNAGVWKGTDKAEKAREAIERSRKSFER, via the coding sequence ATGTATATGAGTACGTCAATTCGGGTCTCCGACGAGACGAAGAAGAAGTTAGCGAGGCTAAAGCGTGACGACGAGAGCTGGGACGAGTTTCTCGACCGGCTGGCGAACGAGGGGTCGGGGATGAATGCTGGCGTGTGGAAGGGAACTGACAAAGCCGAGAAGGCCCGTGAAGCGATCGAGCGCTCACGAAAGAGCTTCGAGCGATGA
- a CDS encoding type II toxin-antitoxin system VapC family toxin produces MTFLDSSVIIDYLDGVEEVVGFVDEQPVLVTSSICIYEVLAGAVFSSGETDLVGARENFGRVAALDFSEEVAFEAARMQARLLESGDPLSPRDLMIAATARSEGKELVISDADFDTDGLRELLSVRKLSSNQHSG; encoded by the coding sequence ATGACGTTTCTGGATTCGTCGGTTATCATCGACTACCTCGATGGCGTCGAGGAAGTCGTCGGGTTCGTCGATGAGCAACCAGTTTTGGTGACCTCCAGTATCTGTATATACGAAGTGCTTGCCGGTGCGGTGTTTTCGAGCGGTGAAACCGATCTCGTCGGGGCGCGTGAGAACTTCGGACGGGTCGCTGCGCTCGATTTCTCGGAGGAAGTGGCGTTCGAAGCGGCCCGAATGCAAGCCCGTCTTCTCGAATCCGGCGACCCGCTGTCACCACGCGACCTCATGATCGCGGCGACAGCGCGATCCGAAGGGAAAGAACTGGTCATCTCCGACGCTGACTTCGATACAGACGGTCTCCGTGAACTACTTTCTGTCCGGAAACTCAGTTCGAATCAGCATTCCGGATGA
- a CDS encoding metal-dependent hydrolase — protein sequence MWPWGHAALGYLCYTFGIRAQGETPNGLPVIALAIGTQFPDLVDKPLGWTLGILPGGRSLAHSLLTLAVVAVVVGYVAHRYHRSAVGVAFLVGYLTHVLSDGLYSAIEGAYANLTYLLWPVLPMPEPEIAQTFWAHFAQASLDSYMALELGLVILSIVGWWVDGRPGLGVLRTTGERWLSRVANAGEQ from the coding sequence ATGTGGCCCTGGGGACACGCCGCGCTGGGCTATCTCTGTTACACGTTCGGTATCCGCGCACAGGGCGAGACACCGAACGGACTACCCGTCATCGCCCTGGCGATCGGGACGCAGTTTCCCGACCTCGTCGATAAGCCGCTCGGCTGGACACTCGGGATTCTTCCGGGCGGGCGCTCGCTGGCCCATTCGCTGTTGACGCTCGCTGTCGTCGCCGTCGTCGTCGGCTACGTCGCTCACCGGTACCACCGGAGCGCCGTCGGTGTCGCGTTCCTTGTCGGCTATCTCACACATGTCCTCTCGGATGGTCTCTACTCGGCCATCGAGGGGGCGTACGCCAATCTCACCTATCTGCTGTGGCCGGTGTTGCCGATGCCCGAACCCGAGATCGCACAGACCTTCTGGGCGCACTTCGCACAGGCCTCGCTTGACTCGTACATGGCGCTCGAACTGGGACTGGTCATCCTGTCTATCGTCGGCTGGTGGGTGGACGGCCGTCCCGGACTCGGCGTTCTGCGGACGACCGGCGAACGGTGGCTCTCGCGGGTGGCCAACGCCGGAGAGCAGTGA
- a CDS encoding STT3 domain-containing protein — translation MSDDGGAVTVLEDRPELAAATEDILAVDAERETWTFDDVPVDSGMFGELVSSGIVEKADDGNYRVANPNTVRASLGDEPAADESSSLETPDFSNAFENIAIEPRAIAMLAGALAVLLAARAYVIGAIYRGGDIVLSGNDPYYYRYWVEQIAAEAGGRLDFASLAVLPDAVTKGEPLMVATLWWVAELLGGGDRIIGHVLAWYPVLSALVSGVLVYLLAVRVTNDRRVGLASVLFLAFLPGHAFRTSLGFADHHAFDYPWLGLTALALLVVLTVGRDEERAWISQPTTWIAAGGLGLGIAGQVLSWEAGPLLIVPVGLAVAAATVLDLYVGRTPSLRYVPVLLGVGLGALLTWGVHAVAGWHTTLVASAPILLFIGVAGVVLLAVLVDRIGGTATQLVAVDAVVGIGGLLLVRSVFSEQWAEFVGRLDTLFRSDAIAEVYGLFSTESFGFLFLLGFTLILALPVMVWCVRLAATDNPGWAVLGTYAWYFLVLATIQVRFVGELGTFISIFAGYAFVALAAHIDLARPTARTSESVRSVTIPDRKTIGLLFALFLLVGSFGALQVPIKTSQIVIDDGTYETATALDANAAAHELEYPKNYVFSRWGQNRVYNYFVSGESRSYAYAQNNYADFATSTNPEEWYDRLSGRAGYVVVQSDTPVNASRAIHTRLYESYGSRTEQAPGVAHYRPVFATADGRYKAFALVPGGTIEGTAAPNATVTASTTLSVSNQTVEYQRQTTAGSDGAFSVTVANPGTYTVTTGNKTREVVVSEEAVTEGGNVSVSNGTV, via the coding sequence ATGAGCGACGACGGGGGAGCCGTGACGGTGTTAGAGGACCGCCCCGAGTTGGCCGCTGCGACCGAGGACATCCTCGCCGTCGACGCCGAGCGAGAGACGTGGACCTTCGACGACGTTCCCGTCGACTCCGGGATGTTCGGTGAACTCGTTTCGAGTGGCATCGTCGAGAAAGCCGACGACGGAAACTACCGCGTCGCGAACCCGAACACCGTGCGAGCGTCACTCGGCGACGAGCCGGCCGCTGACGAATCGAGCTCCCTTGAGACGCCTGACTTCTCGAACGCCTTCGAGAATATCGCTATCGAGCCGCGGGCCATCGCGATGCTCGCGGGCGCATTGGCAGTTCTCCTCGCAGCGAGGGCGTACGTCATCGGAGCGATCTATCGCGGCGGCGACATCGTCCTCTCGGGGAACGACCCGTACTACTACCGGTACTGGGTCGAACAGATCGCCGCCGAAGCCGGCGGACGGCTCGACTTCGCCTCGCTCGCGGTCCTTCCCGACGCGGTGACCAAAGGCGAACCGCTGATGGTCGCGACGCTGTGGTGGGTCGCGGAACTGCTCGGCGGCGGTGACCGCATCATCGGACACGTCCTCGCCTGGTACCCGGTGCTCTCCGCGCTCGTTTCGGGCGTGCTGGTCTATCTGCTCGCGGTCAGAGTGACGAACGACCGACGCGTCGGGCTCGCGTCGGTTCTCTTTCTGGCGTTCCTGCCGGGTCACGCCTTCCGGACGAGCCTCGGCTTCGCCGATCACCACGCATTCGACTACCCGTGGTTAGGGCTGACCGCGCTCGCCCTCCTCGTAGTGCTGACTGTCGGCCGCGACGAAGAGCGAGCGTGGATCTCCCAGCCGACGACGTGGATCGCGGCGGGGGGACTCGGTCTGGGTATCGCCGGGCAAGTCCTTTCGTGGGAAGCGGGGCCACTGCTGATCGTTCCCGTCGGTCTGGCTGTGGCGGCGGCGACGGTACTCGATCTGTACGTGGGACGGACGCCGAGTCTCCGGTACGTCCCGGTGCTTCTGGGAGTCGGGCTCGGTGCGCTGCTCACGTGGGGCGTTCACGCGGTCGCCGGCTGGCATACGACGCTCGTCGCCAGTGCACCGATACTGCTGTTCATTGGCGTCGCTGGTGTCGTCCTGCTGGCGGTCCTCGTCGACCGGATTGGCGGGACTGCGACGCAGCTGGTAGCCGTCGACGCTGTCGTCGGTATCGGCGGGCTATTGCTCGTTCGCAGCGTCTTCTCGGAGCAGTGGGCGGAGTTCGTCGGTCGACTCGATACCCTGTTTCGCTCCGACGCTATCGCCGAAGTGTACGGGCTCTTCAGCACCGAGTCCTTCGGCTTCCTCTTCCTTCTGGGCTTTACGCTCATCCTCGCGCTTCCGGTGATGGTATGGTGCGTGCGATTGGCGGCAACCGATAATCCGGGCTGGGCCGTGCTGGGAACGTACGCCTGGTACTTCCTCGTGCTTGCGACGATTCAGGTCCGCTTCGTCGGGGAACTCGGGACGTTTATATCGATCTTCGCGGGCTACGCGTTCGTCGCTCTCGCCGCCCACATCGACCTCGCGCGTCCGACCGCGAGGACCAGCGAATCGGTGCGAAGCGTGACGATTCCGGACCGGAAGACTATCGGGCTGCTTTTCGCCCTCTTTCTGCTCGTGGGCAGTTTCGGAGCGCTGCAGGTCCCTATCAAGACGAGCCAGATCGTCATCGACGACGGGACCTACGAGACCGCGACCGCGCTCGACGCGAACGCCGCCGCACACGAACTGGAGTATCCCAAGAACTACGTCTTCAGCCGGTGGGGGCAGAATCGCGTCTACAACTACTTCGTCAGCGGCGAGTCGCGCAGTTACGCGTACGCACAGAACAACTACGCCGACTTTGCCACGTCGACGAATCCCGAGGAGTGGTACGACCGTCTCAGTGGCCGCGCCGGATACGTGGTCGTACAGAGCGACACGCCGGTCAACGCCTCGCGAGCGATCCACACGCGGCTGTACGAATCGTACGGCTCGCGAACTGAGCAGGCACCGGGCGTCGCACACTATCGACCCGTGTTTGCGACCGCGGACGGTCGCTACAAGGCGTTCGCCCTCGTTCCCGGCGGAACCATCGAAGGGACGGCCGCGCCGAACGCGACGGTGACGGCTTCGACCACGCTCTCCGTCTCGAATCAGACAGTCGAATACCAGCGGCAAACCACGGCGGGTTCGGACGGCGCGTTCTCGGTGACCGTCGCCAATCCGGGGACGTACACGGTGACCACCGGGAACAAGACGAGGGAGGTTGTCGTTTCGGAAGAAGCGGTGACTGAAGGTGGAAACGTCTCTGTCAGCAATGGGACGGTGTGA